In Phoenix dactylifera cultivar Barhee BC4 chromosome 11, palm_55x_up_171113_PBpolish2nd_filt_p, whole genome shotgun sequence, the following are encoded in one genomic region:
- the LOC103721353 gene encoding probable ribose-5-phosphate isomerase 4, chloroplastic isoform X1: MAGASASFFPAQHISPIRRNILSRGLSSVRTRLPTSKPMACAPDAAPDLLQAAKLTVDNYVRSGMVVGLGSGHASGLAIQYLGKRMREGALKDIVGIPMSVSSASEAAKSGIPLDHYEDNLQIDFAFDDADIIEEGTLNAVIGRQKLDGGESIIQKKSIVKTASKLAFIVSDKQYTRDLDGSVPVLVNCGNWMETAEEIDDLFLGDAEVWRRPTSGHAGPLGGNFPLVTKEGHHILDVIFTSPILDLGQVAESLNHIDGVVDHGVIFGIPCTVIIALKDGIQVVDNLAKSSVVDKL, encoded by the exons ATGGCCGGGGCTAGCGCTTCCTTCTTCCCAGCCCAGCATATTTCACCTATCCGCCGGAATATTCTCTCACGCGGTCTCTCCTCAGTGCGCACCCGCCTCCCCACGTCCAAACCCATGGCGTGCGCGCCCGACGCCGCCCCCGACCTTCTCCAGGCCGCAAAGCTCACT GTGGATAATTATGTAAGGAGCGGGATGGTGGTTGGATTGGGATCTGGACATGCATCTGGTTTGGCTATACAGTACTTGGGCAAGCGCATGCGAGAGGGAGCTTTGAAAGACATTGTCGGAATCCCGAT GTCTGTTTCCAGTGCAAGCGAAGCAGCAAAATCAGGAATTCCACTGGACCATTATGAAGATAATCTTCAA ATTGATTTTGCATTTGATGATGCTGATATAATTGAAGAGGGAACGCTAAATGCTGTCATTGGTCGACAAAAATTGGACGGTGGTGAGTCCATAATTCAAAAAAAG TCTATTGTAAAAACAGCCAGTAAACTTGCCTTCATTGTTTCTGACAAACAATATACCAGAGATCTTGATGGATCCGTTCCAGTCTTAGTTAATTGC GGTAATTGGATGGAAACTGCGGAGGAAATAGATGACTTGTTTCTAGGAGATGCAGAG GTATGGAGAAGACCCACTTCTGGACACGCAGGTCCACTAGGAGGCAATTTTCCTTTGGTAACTAAGGAGGGACACCACATTCTTGATGTCATTTTTACGTCGCCAATACTTGACTTAG GTCAAGTGGCAGAGAGCCTGAATCACATTGATGGAGTTGTGGACCATGGAGTAATATTTGGCATTCC ATGCACCGTGATAATTGCTTTAAAGGATGGAATACAAGTCGTGGACAATTTGGCTAAAAGCTCGGTGGTGGATAAATTATGA
- the LOC103721353 gene encoding probable ribose-5-phosphate isomerase 4, chloroplastic isoform X2 — protein sequence MAGASASFFPAQHISPIRRNILSRGLSSVRTRLPTSKPMACAPDAAPDLLQAAKLTVDNYVRSGMVVGLGSGHASGLAIQYLGKRMREGALKDIVGIPMSVSSASEAAKSGIPLDHYEDNLQIDFAFDDADIIEEGTLNAVIGRQKLDGGESIIQKKSIVKTASKLAFIVSDKQYTRDLDGSVPVLVNCGNWMETAEEIDDLFLGDAEVWRRPTSGHAGPLGGNFPLVTKEGHHILDVIFTSPILDLDAP from the exons ATGGCCGGGGCTAGCGCTTCCTTCTTCCCAGCCCAGCATATTTCACCTATCCGCCGGAATATTCTCTCACGCGGTCTCTCCTCAGTGCGCACCCGCCTCCCCACGTCCAAACCCATGGCGTGCGCGCCCGACGCCGCCCCCGACCTTCTCCAGGCCGCAAAGCTCACT GTGGATAATTATGTAAGGAGCGGGATGGTGGTTGGATTGGGATCTGGACATGCATCTGGTTTGGCTATACAGTACTTGGGCAAGCGCATGCGAGAGGGAGCTTTGAAAGACATTGTCGGAATCCCGAT GTCTGTTTCCAGTGCAAGCGAAGCAGCAAAATCAGGAATTCCACTGGACCATTATGAAGATAATCTTCAA ATTGATTTTGCATTTGATGATGCTGATATAATTGAAGAGGGAACGCTAAATGCTGTCATTGGTCGACAAAAATTGGACGGTGGTGAGTCCATAATTCAAAAAAAG TCTATTGTAAAAACAGCCAGTAAACTTGCCTTCATTGTTTCTGACAAACAATATACCAGAGATCTTGATGGATCCGTTCCAGTCTTAGTTAATTGC GGTAATTGGATGGAAACTGCGGAGGAAATAGATGACTTGTTTCTAGGAGATGCAGAG GTATGGAGAAGACCCACTTCTGGACACGCAGGTCCACTAGGAGGCAATTTTCCTTTGGTAACTAAGGAGGGACACCACATTCTTGATGTCATTTTTACGTCGCCAATACTTGACTTAG ATGCACCGTGA